The genomic interval gaagaagaagaagaagaagaagaagaagaagaagaagaagaagaagaagaagaagaagaagaagaagaagcagcagcagcagcagcagcagaaggaggaggaggaggaggaggggaggaggaggaggaggaggggaagaaggggaagaagaagaagagttcCTCTCTATTTTTGAGTCAGAACTGATATCCTTCGGCTAATCTCTAGAAATGTGTCATATTTAAAATGGGTAAAGATTATGTATAGAATTTATGTtgcccttttccctttccttccttccaattTTAGTGTCCGTAGACATCTTTTGGGCTCACAGACCAAAATGCCTAACTTTCCAGGTTAATAAAGAGGAGGCCCCATTCCGTGTCCCAGTTAAGTTACACAGGTGAGTGACAAGCCCAGGTCAGTTCCTGAGTTCTTATCCGGAGCTGCGCTCTTCCGTCCCTTTACTAGGAGCGCTCTCCTGCCGGGGCTTGGACATTTCCAAGGGAAGTGAAAATCAGCAAAGCCGCCCCCACTTCGTAAGGGCCTGTGCCTGGAGGGTCGTCGATTTACAGAAATTGAAATCAGCTCCTTGCCTTCCAACTCTTCTTGGCCTTGCCACCGtgattggttttgttttctttgtgtttttaacgAATTAGTAAGTAAAATATTAGTTGTTCACCCTGAAATCTGTCCTAACCACTTCCATACCCCCTGAAGCTCGCTGGGTGCGCCCCGGGCTGTCCCTTCCCTGAGCAGCAGGGCCTAGAGTCAATGTGTGATGATTGCTGCACAAGCTGGGGTCCACGCGGCCGGGGCTCCTCTCCCGCCTCGGGCGCACAAGAGGCCAGAAAGCGGAAAGTGGCTCTGCCAGGCCAAGGCATGTCGTTACTTGAGCCAAGAGCAAGCTGCCGGAGAGAACTGCCCTGCCAGGCCGCCACAGGTGACTTGCCCACGTGAGCCACGGCCTCTGCGCAGAGCTCCTCCCGATGGGGAGAATCAGAGCCACCCGGGGGTTTGGTCCGGGCTCTTCCCAGCCCGGCGCCCAGGCCCCGCGTCCTGCGCTCGCTTTCGCGGCTGCTTATGCTCAGGTGTTCCGGAAGGGGCGCCGCGCAGCTCCAGCACCTTCTAAAGGGACAGACTCAGCATCTGCCCCCATCTGCATCCCTTCCCGCAGGAATAAACCATTTTCCGGACAAGCTTTGAACTGTTGAAATGTAACTGTGTAATTGGAGACAACGGGGTCGTCTCTGGGAGGTTCTGAGCTCATCTACTCTCATGCGGGGAACTCAGCCCTGGTGGGATCTGTGCATCTCACATGAGCTCCTTTACATAAAGAGCACAGACTCTGCATTTGGGGCCTGGTTTATCTAAGCTTGGGGTTTACCCCCAGGCTTGGGTCAGGGTTCCTGACTACAGTGGGTTATTCTGAGTCTTAGGCCCCGCCTGTGGTATTTGGATCCTGGGTCAGAAAATCCTCTTCACCAAGCAGCAAGTTAATGTGTATGTCAGGAAATCCCCAGGTTACCCTGGCTAGAGAGAGGCAGGTGTCTGGCCCAGGCCTAGCACCCCACCATTGCTGCAGGGTCCCAAAGAATAGGAGCGAGCCATGGAAATTTCTTCATGGTGTGCACCCGGTTCTCCTACACCCAGAGAAGGTGTCTAGCTACAAGACCCGGGACGCTGGTAGCACAGCCCGCTTTCCTGGCAGCTGCCCCACCACCAGCTTCTCTTTCCTTCAGCCTTACCACAGCAGGAAACACTGTGAGATGGAAACGGGAAAAGGGCTTCCTTGCCTAAAATTCCTAGTGCTCCAGGAATGATTTATTTCTATGGAAAATCAGCCCCAGAACCAAGGGTGCAGCCACACAGCTCTTACATGGAAAGGTGTccttgctgctgttgttgttgctgctgctgctgctgttgctaaCCCTGGACACGGTTGGTGACTAATGGAAGCTCTTGTCTTCAAAAGGGCCACCTCTGGCCTTCGCCTGTTACCTTGTCTTTGTTGGGGAGACCATGGGTGTTTCGTTTCTCCTCTGCCAATAGAAGCCTAAGTAGTATTTGTTGGGGCTTTTTACACCTTCCGTGTGTGGGGGGTGGTGGGAGTGTCGGCGGTTGGTAGAATGTGGTGGGCTCCTCCGCAGGATGCTAATGTACTTTCCCCCAGTGGACAGTCTGGCTGCTGGTGCAGGAAGCTGCCCAGCCTAATAGGGGTCTGAAACTCCAGGGCTGACAAGCAAAGATTTCTATGGGCACTTCCCTCCGTTTACTCGCTTCATTCTGGGGTCCAAATACCCAGCGCTGCTCAATGAGtgtcattattttaataattgatgGGTTTCCGGGGGCAGTCGAGCCAACACCCAAAGGCCGACTTCCGGGAGAGATCTTCAGGCCCGTCCGGCATGGACGCCCCCCGGTCCCCTGCCTTTTAGGAGCGATGGCTGCAGCTATTCCGTCCGTCCCCACGGGGCGCCTTCCCAACGCCAGCCCTTCAGAGGGCTCTCCCCGGCCCACCGCCTCCCTCCCGCGGCTTCCTCGGCTCCTCAGGCCGGACCGAGGCCAGCGTTTGACTTTCCTGGCTCCCAGTCTGCTCCCCTAGTGCCCAAGAGCGAGAACACCGCTTCCGCTCACATGTAAAGGTCGGGTGCAGCAAATGaagtgggaaaagagaaaaacagacaaaccGCTGTAGCATAAAAGATTCCTTTTCCGTCCGTTTTGCTTTGCAGTTCGGGCTTAGCAGGAGAGGGTTGGGGAGAACTGGATAAACGCTTTGGAATCCACAAAGGCCGGTGGTGTCGGGGGCCGCAAAGGGAGTGAAGAATTGAAGCAATGAGCTGGATAAATCCGGGGCAAAGCACTAAACAATATGGATATTTTGGCAACGTGTGCGCGTGTGGGTGGGTGGACAAAAGGACTCATTACTCGTATGATTGCTTCAATTCTCCACTTCCTTTGTGCACGTGTATGGACGCTGTTTCAGGCCCGAGTCCGCCTCCCGCCCAGGACGCACAGCCCCGGGCTGTGGCCCCCCGCGCGTCTGGTTGTGCCTCCCAGGTCCCTGGCCCGCACGGCAGCTACAGCTTGGCAGGGTCGGCGCGGAGGAGGTCGGCCAGGCGCAGGCTGCCGATCTTCTTCACCTCGCCCAGAGCGGTGCGTAGCTCCTGCGCGGACCGGCAGAGCAGACGGCGCGCCAGCTCACGCGACACCGCCGCCCGGTCGCTGAAGCGCGCGGCCAGCACGAAGGGGAAGTCGAAGCGCGCGCGGTACTGCGCATTGAGCTCCGCCAGCCGGAGCCGCTCGTCCGCGTCCAGGGTCGTCAGGCCCGCGCCGCTTTGTTCCCGCTGCGACTCGGCCGTGAGCGTGCCCCGCCGCAGCTCGCTGCCCGCCAGGTCCGGGTGGCAGCGCAGGATGCCCTCTTGGCCTGCGGAGAAGCACAGACACAGGCGGGAGCGCGTCACCGCGCCTGGAGCTCCGCACCGCGCACTCGAAGGGGCGCATAGGCCGACCCCGGcccccctgccccgccccgccccaaaGAAGGCTGCGGGAGGGTGAAGTAGAGTCCCCAGGCAGTGATGTCCTGACGGCGCAGGGACGTCCTTGGCGCGCCCCTCTAACAAGTCCTGGACCTTGCGCTTCTCGGTCCCCACCACTTTCGGTCGGGACCAGGATCCAGGGGCGGGGCGGGAAGTGACACGTTTGTCTTTTGAGACCTTGGGCCAAGAAGAGCGGAGGAGAGAGAGGGCGGCCGCTGAGGCTCGGAATTTACGACTAGGTCGGGAGGGAGCAGAGACGCGATAAGGAGCCTGAGTTTTTCCTATCTTTCAAAGTCCTTTGCTCTCAGGGGGGCTTTGATGTCTAAAGGGGCCGGACGCAAAGGCCTGAAGACTTCCTGCAAAAGCTCTGGAATGGGTTTCGTTCTGCTCCAAAGGAGAACGGACAGGGGCGGGGTGCATCCATAGGGATAACATCCATGGGGCTCAGCAAATAAAAGCCCTGGATTTTGTGACCCTAAGTGTGAGTTCTGGGTTTCTGGAATCAGGCATCCAAAGAGCCTTGCAGATGATTAACTGCAAGGAAACCCACCGCTAGCCAGAGTTCCACAGCCCTTTGAATGAAAGTGGCTTTCCTCTATTTAGGAAATTGCACCCACCCATCCCCCACCGGCCCGGGGCTTATTCCCCTTCTCCGACTGTAGATTCCAGAGGCACCAGAGACCAGCGTTTACTTGAAGGAAAGCTTTGCATAATCTCCTAGGCCTAAAATTGAAAAACTCTGGCGAGTTACCTGCGATTTTCAGTCCCAGGGATTTCCCGGGGTGAGCGCTGGGCAATCATCTTGCTCAGCTCTCGAAAGTGAAAATTAGAATCCTCCGGGCGAGGCAAGATTCCAGATATGGTGAGCAGGGCGCCATGATTTGTAAAATGCGGGTGACGCCTAACTTGCTGAAGAGTTGTGAGGATTAGAGACAATTCATTTACTTAAAACACATCGCCTAATACCTAGTAAACAGAAGCAGTCATTATTAGTCGTAGTAAACCCAGTGAAACTGGACTGAGGCGCCTCAGGAAGTACCTGTCTCTGTATCTCAGTAAAGCGGTTGTCCGCCTCTGGCGCTGGGAATAGGCGTGGAATCTGTTGGAAAAGGCGCGCATGCAAAACACCATTGAATGAATTTTATCTCAAAGGAGCTGAAAATTAAACCCCCTGTAAGGTAGACGTCCTCTTCCTTAAACTTACTGTTTCTGTCTAATAAAAAGATGATTGATACGGCACCATTTAACTCAGGAACTAATTTCTCCCTGAAAGACACGGAGAACCGGGGATAACATCCCCATGTAAGAGATGATTCAGTGAAGGCTCAGAAAGAACTAGTCACCTGCCTAGGGTCACTCACCACACTGCACCTGGACCCTCTACTCCAAATCACAGGCGTTTTCAGGGCACGGCTGCCCCTGCAAGGCTAAGGAAAGTTCAAAACGAAAGTCATGTCACCAATAATCCTATCCCTCTAAcaccactgttttttgtttgtgtgtgtgtgtgcgtgtgtgtgtgtgttttcaagacagctctgtcgcccaggatggagtgaagtggggcgatctcactgcaacctctgctcactgcaacctctgctcactgcaacctctgcctcccgggttcaagcgatcctcccgactcggactcctaaagtgctgggattacaggtgtgagccaccgagtcgACCTAACAGCACTGTGGTAGAGCCCCTCTCGTGGGTGTCCTGTCCCTCGGGCACTGCAAACAGGGACGAGTCTTTCCCGCTTCCCGCGTCCAGCCCCGTCCGGGTAGTGCGGAAATATGAGAGTTAAATTCCCCACCTGGGGGAGCAGGGGTTGGTCGTGCCACGCGTCCACTTTCCCGGCCTGGGGAACCGAGCTCAGCTCCCGCCTGGATCCCCTCCGCGCTCAACCAGGCCCAGGACCGCAACCTGCCTGGGCTGCGGAGGGGAAAATGCGAGTCTTGGGCGGCTGGACCTTCCGCGCCTGCTGCTCAAGTGTTCAGAGTTTCAGAGCAGCCGCTAGGTCCCCCGTCCAGTCAGGGGACTTCCATCCTCCCCATTGCACACTGTCTGGAGGATCAGCCCAAGCTGCGAGGGAGGTGGTCACTGGTGGGAGGCCGGGGGAGGTGGTCGCTGGTGGGAGGCCCGGGCACGGGGTCTGTCCTCTTGCAGCCCCCACCAGGCTCCCCGCGCAGGCCCTGCAGCAGAGCGAGACGGCGGCCGCCAACCCGGCGCACCCCTGGCCCCCTTCTTGCCCTTGGTGCCCTCGCATCTCGCTTCTCACTCTCTAGAGTTTGTCTCCCGCTTGGAAAGGCCCCCCGGGGTTAATGTTTGCCTATAACTGAGCATGAGTTTTCCACACTTGCAGCGCCGGGAAGAGAAAAGACGCAGAGAAACTAGCAGAGCAAAGGGCAGAAGAAAAGAGACTAAAAAGGAGAAACTGGAATTTACTCTCTGTCTCTCAGCCCCAcccccccccctctctctctcgctctctctctcgctctctctctctctctctctctctctctctctctctctctctctctctctctctcctctctctctctctctctctctctctctccctctccctttctctgtctctcagctGCGCCTAACAAGAAAAAGGTGTGAGGAATCAGGTAGAGGATGGTAGCTCAGAAGAAACACAGCCTGACCTCACCTGGCCAGATATCCCATCTTCATTGCCCCAAACTACCGGACCCTTGAGTAAGCACATCGGGAATGGTGCCTACTGTGCTCACTGCCCTGCAGCAAAGACCCAGTTCCCTGCCAGTGCCAGCATGCTATCCCTAAGCTGTGCCCATAAACCCCAGTAGGTGCcatctccctgcctccagtccTCAGTGTCCCCCACCTGGAAGCCCAGGCGCTAGCCAGGCCAGTCAGACAGCCCGTGGTTCTCATGGAATCTAAGTGTTGCCCATTCTTCAGTCTTTCTTGAAATTCTGGGCTTACCTCGTAAGCCATTGGCGTGTCACGTCTATAGATGTAGGTGTGGATGTGTGTTATTTGCGGGGACCACAGGACCTGAAATTTTGCACCTAGAATaattcctggcacagagcagacATTCATTGTTCTATGGAGAGGAACAGGGTAGGCAACTGTGGCCATGGAAGCCCAGAATCCCATAACAGTCCAACTGCCTCCTGGTCCATACCCAGTGGCGTCTGGGTATGTTCTTATCCCTGGTACAATGGACAATCTGTTCTTCCTATGGAAggccaacccccccccccccccatttgtGTTCTTGAAGCTGGCTCTCCTTTCCTGTCAAAGACTTTGCTTCTGCAATTTCATATATCTATTTCTGCATCCCCACACCGCTTACCCTTGTCAATGTGCAAACATGCCTTAGAATCACTCATCCCATAGACAATATTAACGTTCTCCCTTGACT from Rhinopithecus roxellana isolate Shanxi Qingling chromosome 18, ASM756505v1, whole genome shotgun sequence carries:
- the URAD gene encoding putative 2-oxo-4-hydroxy-4-carboxy-5-ureidoimidazoline decarboxylase — translated: MDIEKVNSMDFGEFVDVFGNVIERCPLIAAAVWSQRPFSDLEDLKKHFFAFIDALPQSGQEGILRCHPDLAGSELRRGTLTAESQREQSGAGLTTLDADERLRLAELNAQYRARFDFPFVLAARFSDRAAVSRELARRLLCRSAQELRTALGEVKKIGSLRLADLLRADPAKL